One stretch of Pedobacter riviphilus DNA includes these proteins:
- a CDS encoding cytochrome c oxidase subunit 3 has product MEKIQDTFDPKPRKFIVWLFVVSSSIMFGGFTSYYLVFAASKGKGHGLVLPDAFIYSSLVIIASSITLFLAAKALRKLNFSLQRNLLWVTVILAIAFGVMQFNAWGSMVRTGATLVGNNAAISFIYVVSGMHLLHIIAGVGLIINALAGSYKSLPVAKVQYRMQIASIFWHFIDILWIYLYVFLLLNR; this is encoded by the coding sequence ATGGAAAAAATCCAGGATACATTTGATCCAAAACCCAGAAAGTTTATTGTTTGGCTATTTGTAGTATCATCTAGCATTATGTTTGGGGGCTTTACCAGTTATTACCTGGTGTTTGCCGCATCTAAAGGTAAAGGGCATGGTTTAGTATTGCCCGACGCATTTATTTACTCGAGCCTGGTGATTATAGCAAGCAGTATAACCCTGTTTTTAGCGGCTAAGGCGCTACGCAAACTTAATTTTAGCTTACAGCGTAACCTGCTTTGGGTTACCGTTATATTGGCCATAGCTTTTGGCGTAATGCAGTTTAATGCATGGGGAAGCATGGTAAGAACAGGCGCTACCTTAGTGGGTAACAATGCCGCCATTTCTTTTATTTATGTGGTATCGGGTATGCACTTATTGCATATTATTGCAGGGGTTGGCCTTATTATTAATGCTTTAGCAGGTAGCTATAAAAGCCTTCCTGTTGCCAAAGTCCAGTATAGAATGCAAATCGCTTCTATTTTTTGGCATTTTATAGATATATTATGGATATATCTGTATGTTTTTTTACTTTTGAACCGTTAA
- a CDS encoding cytochrome c oxidase subunit 3, giving the protein MNAVSQLDQVKTGPWNGGRSPWSVEYGKIMMWFFLLSDAFTFSSLLIYYGAQRFSKLTWPAPDKVFQSIPGIAEHGAPLVFVGIMTFILIMSSVTMVLAVEAGHRRSKKEVIGWMIATIIGGFMFLGCQAIEWTHLHHDGFWWGHIPSAEELKHFFLKPEDVSLVAAQQFANLFFTITGFHGFHVFSGVIINIIILIMTINGTFEKRGHYLMVEKVGLYWHFVDLVWVFVFTFFYLV; this is encoded by the coding sequence ATGAATGCAGTATCACAATTAGATCAAGTTAAAACCGGACCATGGAATGGTGGTCGTTCTCCGTGGTCGGTAGAATATGGTAAAATCATGATGTGGTTTTTCCTTTTGTCAGATGCTTTTACCTTTTCATCTTTATTGATCTACTACGGCGCTCAGCGTTTTTCTAAATTAACATGGCCAGCTCCAGATAAGGTTTTCCAATCTATCCCAGGTATTGCAGAACATGGCGCTCCATTGGTTTTCGTAGGTATCATGACGTTTATCTTAATCATGAGTTCGGTAACTATGGTTTTAGCTGTAGAGGCAGGTCACAGACGTTCTAAAAAAGAAGTTATCGGCTGGATGATTGCAACCATTATTGGTGGTTTCATGTTCTTAGGCTGTCAGGCAATTGAGTGGACTCACTTACACCACGATGGTTTCTGGTGGGGACATATTCCTTCGGCAGAAGAATTAAAACACTTTTTCCTTAAGCCAGAAGATGTATCATTAGTTGCTGCACAACAATTTGCAAACTTATTTTTTACCATTACAGGTTTCCACGGTTTCCACGTATTTAGTGGAGTAATCATTAACATCATTATCTTAATCATGACTATTAATGGAACTTTCGAGAAGAGAGGACATTATTTAATGGTAGAAAAAGTTGGTTTATACTGGCACTTTGTAGATTTAGTATGGGTGTTCGTATTTACATTCTTCTATTTGGTTTAA
- the cyoE gene encoding heme o synthase, whose amino-acid sequence MKQYLSDFSKLIKFRLSFTVVFSASISFLIGQKMQVGRGHIPTIDWGNWLILIAGGFLVTAAANCFNEIIEKDLDKLMSRTKDRPMPAGRMTTGQGLILGVFMAFLGTWLLGHLNLETGLLSVFSILLYAFAYTPLKRKSPIAVFVGAIPGALPPLIGYLAAFGSLKSEMFYAIDYNIAVILFLIQFVWQFPHFWAIAWVLDDDYKKAGFRLLPTKKRDKTSALLTFLSTLILIPVSLLPTIYGFGGYYIAGLSLIAGLIFSWLAFKLLMNRELIDAKKVMFCSFFYIPAVQLGLLLNFIAK is encoded by the coding sequence TTGAAACAATATCTTTCAGATTTTTCTAAACTTATCAAATTCAGGCTATCGTTTACGGTAGTGTTTTCGGCATCCATCTCTTTTTTGATCGGACAGAAAATGCAGGTAGGGAGAGGTCATATTCCTACTATTGATTGGGGAAACTGGTTAATCTTAATTGCTGGTGGTTTTTTAGTAACCGCTGCTGCAAACTGCTTTAACGAAATTATAGAGAAAGACCTGGATAAGTTAATGTCGCGGACTAAAGACCGTCCTATGCCAGCAGGTAGAATGACTACTGGACAAGGATTAATTTTAGGCGTGTTTATGGCATTTTTAGGTACCTGGTTATTGGGACATTTAAACCTCGAAACCGGTCTGTTATCCGTATTTTCGATCCTGTTATATGCTTTTGCCTATACACCATTGAAAAGAAAATCGCCGATTGCTGTTTTTGTAGGTGCAATACCCGGAGCTTTGCCACCACTTATCGGTTATTTAGCTGCCTTTGGTAGTTTAAAGTCTGAAATGTTTTATGCAATCGACTACAATATTGCCGTTATTTTATTCCTGATCCAGTTTGTATGGCAGTTCCCTCATTTTTGGGCCATTGCCTGGGTGTTGGATGATGATTATAAAAAAGCTGGTTTCAGGTTGTTACCAACCAAAAAAAGAGATAAAACATCGGCATTGCTTACTTTTTTAAGTACGCTGATTTTAATTCCGGTAAGTTTATTGCCAACCATTTATGGTTTTGGCGGTTATTACATTGCAGGTTTATCCTTAATAGCCGGATTGATATTTAGCTGGCTGGCTTTTAAACTTTTAATGAACAGAGAACTGATTGATGCAAAGAAAGTGATGTTCTGTTCGTTTTTTTACATCCCGGCCGTACAGTTGGGTTTATTATTAAATTTTATAGCAAAATAA
- a CDS encoding SCO family protein, whose product MKRSPIKKVIILVSILAIPGFLFFYLLPHFAKNRYKSLPIFGEKIVASTFHSVKGKKIPDTIYHLVPDFKLVNQHKDTVTWKSLENKIVVLNIFYTGANNQGTSNYVKKLADGYEQKPLVKFLSLSVDPLDGSRIRDFAEQFKAKAGKWDFLVGDTIQTYPLIRKGLLLDVVADETKDKTNFIFSNKIVLIDNLHRIRGIYDADSAEANARLEDEIKVLIAEYLRNVKDGR is encoded by the coding sequence ATGAAAAGAAGTCCTATAAAAAAGGTAATAATCCTGGTAAGCATTTTAGCTATACCGGGATTTTTGTTTTTTTACTTATTGCCACACTTCGCTAAAAACCGGTATAAGAGTTTACCAATCTTTGGTGAAAAGATAGTAGCGTCAACTTTCCATAGTGTAAAAGGGAAGAAAATTCCTGATACCATTTATCACCTGGTTCCTGATTTTAAACTTGTAAACCAGCATAAGGATACTGTTACCTGGAAATCGCTGGAGAACAAGATAGTGGTGCTGAATATATTTTATACTGGTGCAAACAATCAAGGAACAAGTAACTACGTTAAAAAACTAGCTGATGGCTATGAGCAGAAACCTTTAGTTAAGTTTTTAAGTCTGTCTGTTGATCCACTTGATGGAAGTAGAATAAGGGATTTTGCCGAACAGTTTAAGGCAAAAGCTGGAAAATGGGATTTTTTGGTAGGTGATACCATTCAAACCTATCCGCTAATTAGAAAAGGTTTGTTACTCGATGTAGTTGCAGATGAAACGAAAGATAAAACAAATTTCATCTTTAGCAATAAAATAGTGCTTATCGATAATTTACACCGTATAAGGGGTATTTATGATGCAGATAGTGCTGAAGCAAATGCTAGGTTGGAAGATGAAATAAAAGTTCTTATAGCCGAATATCTAAGGAATGTTAAAGACGGTAGGTAA
- a CDS encoding cytochrome C oxidase subunit IV family protein, whose amino-acid sequence MSEHTHTTEEHGHDDHAGLSKGKIWKVFGILLLITVIEFIIALVLIPKGYMTQHIGNYVYIVLTLLKAFYIVAYFMHLKYEKLGLQLALTVSFIFIIYFIVLMLTEGGFLNIHMMNH is encoded by the coding sequence ATGTCAGAGCACACACACACAACAGAAGAACACGGGCACGACGATCACGCAGGTTTATCAAAAGGTAAAATCTGGAAAGTTTTCGGTATACTTTTATTAATCACCGTAATTGAGTTTATCATTGCACTCGTATTAATCCCAAAAGGATATATGACCCAGCATATTGGTAACTATGTATATATCGTATTAACCCTATTAAAAGCATTTTATATCGTAGCATACTTTATGCACTTAAAATATGAGAAATTAGGCTTACAGCTTGCATTAACGGTATCATTTATTTTCATTATTTACTTTATTGTTTTAATGTTAACAGAAGGTGGGTTCTTAAATATCCACATGATGAATCATTAA
- a CDS encoding DUF420 domain-containing protein, with translation MENSPIEKKYSKWIIILSIFIPVAVAFLFVVKLKDLGIDAPPLPFLPPIYATINGITAVLLVVAVWAIKNGKINLHQNLMKTAIACSLLFLVMYIAYHMTTPSTKFGGEGTIKYVYFFILLTHILLSIAIIPLVLVTYVRALAARFDRHRKIARITFPLWLYVAVTGVVVYLMISPYYQYQ, from the coding sequence ATGGAAAATAGCCCGATTGAGAAAAAATACAGTAAATGGATCATTATCCTATCCATTTTTATTCCTGTTGCAGTAGCATTTTTATTTGTGGTAAAGCTAAAAGATCTTGGTATCGATGCGCCACCCCTGCCTTTTTTGCCGCCTATATATGCTACCATTAATGGGATAACAGCCGTTTTATTAGTAGTGGCCGTATGGGCAATTAAAAACGGCAAAATAAACCTGCATCAAAATTTAATGAAAACAGCTATTGCTTGCTCTTTGTTATTTTTGGTGATGTACATTGCTTATCACATGACTACCCCATCTACCAAATTCGGTGGAGAGGGTACAATTAAATACGTATATTTCTTTATTTTGTTAACGCACATCCTGTTGTCGATAGCCATTATTCCATTGGTATTGGTTACTTATGTAAGAGCACTGGCAGCGCGTTTCGACCGTCATAGAAAAATTGCCAGGATTACTTTTCCACTATGGCTTTATGTTGCAGTAACCGGTGTAGTGGTTTATCTGATGATTTCGCCGTATTATCAATACCAATAG
- a CDS encoding RNA polymerase sigma-70 factor, giving the protein MAVSNVDKERALIDKIVGGDEQAFSVLFFKYLPVLQVFATKFTKSDDAAEEIIQDSFLRVWLNRDKLAEVDNVKAYLYKYVSNECLSYLRKKLKEDRVVDAFVAKQQNSHNNTVETINLNEVTKIIAIAVEKLPDQRKNIYQLSRRDGKTIPEIAEILNISPNTVKNALVIALKSIRIHLDQHGIVFFFPIVFFFLKIK; this is encoded by the coding sequence ATGGCAGTAAGCAATGTGGATAAAGAACGTGCCCTGATTGATAAAATCGTAGGAGGTGATGAGCAGGCTTTTTCTGTTCTTTTCTTTAAATACCTTCCTGTACTCCAGGTCTTTGCTACTAAGTTTACTAAATCTGATGATGCAGCAGAGGAAATTATTCAAGATTCATTTTTAAGGGTTTGGCTAAATCGCGATAAACTAGCAGAAGTGGATAATGTGAAAGCTTATCTATATAAATATGTTTCTAACGAATGTTTAAGCTACCTACGCAAAAAATTAAAAGAAGATAGAGTTGTTGATGCATTTGTGGCCAAGCAACAAAATAGCCATAACAATACTGTAGAAACGATTAATTTAAATGAGGTAACGAAAATTATTGCTATTGCTGTCGAAAAACTGCCTGATCAACGTAAAAATATATACCAATTGAGCAGGCGTGATGGTAAAACTATACCTGAAATTGCAGAAATACTCAATATCTCACCTAATACGGTTAAAAATGCCCTTGTAATTGCATTGAAATCGATACGTATACACCTCGATCAACACGGAATCGTATTCTTTTTCCCAATTGTTTTTTTCTTTTTGAAAATAAAATAA